A part of Tigriopus californicus strain San Diego chromosome 10, Tcal_SD_v2.1, whole genome shotgun sequence genomic DNA contains:
- the LOC131889748 gene encoding acyl-coenzyme A diphosphatase FITM2-like, with translation MLSSLKVLTLDLTGTVYRFTKPPFLQYQETAKEYNIVVNENDVKQAFKANWSRMNENHPHFGSTTHHDSTNWWMDLVHGTFEEGVRHRQKQRATMETKGIMHPKTKLNYYQTLPEECPEAQPDRIPSSKDSKIAETVRETPVLVEFAQAILSNPYLRINLYLIGVLVFSFLGEHIQEYQVYIYTAQPHNVFNDYFVKFGWAWTLAAFAPLALMSGIAYNGATGAFWSCIRIAIATGIWYGCTRLFDEIRTRLSPGLDISGHSFILIWSVMVLVEESGSYDGWDPLRRSLKCRQSSTESFGKRRTRFLIDSLTFPMRLCLIFTSLLSILWDVMFFSTILFYHTWVEKMIATGLAVFAWLLVYEGMYTLPITSLHPKHQALLACDRLET, from the exons ATGCTCTCTAGTCTAAAGGTGCTCACCTTAGACCTAACCGGAACCGTCTACCGCTTCACTAAACCACCCTTCCTGCAATATCAAGAGACCGCTAAGGAATACAACATCGTCGTGAATGAGAACGATGTCAAGCAAGCCTTCAAAGCAAATTGGtccagaatgaatgaaaaccaTCCCCATTTTGGGTCCACTACTCATCATGATTCTACGAATTGGTGGATGGACCTAGTACATGGAACATTCGAAG AAGGGGTTCGCCATCGTCAAAAGCAACGAGCGACAATGGAAACCAAGGGAATCATGCACCCTAAAACCAAATTGAATTATTACCAGACCCTTCCAGAGGAATGTCCAGAGGCTCAGCCGGATCGAATACCAAGTTCAAAAGACTCTAAAATAGCCGAAACTGTTCGAGAAACACCAGTGCTCGTTGAATTTGCCCAAGCTATTTTAAGCAATCCGTACCTGAGAATTAACCTCTATCTCATTGGGGTGTTggtgttttcatttttgggcgaACACATCCAAGAATATCAAGTCTATATCTACACGGCTCAACCTCACAACGTTTTCAACGACTACtttgtcaagtttggatgGGCGTGGACTTTGGCAGCTTTTGCTCCTTTGGCCTTGATGTCCGGTATCGCTTACAATGGAGCGACTGGTGCCTTTTGGAGCTGCATTCGAATCGCCATTGCCACGGGCATCTGGTATGGATGCACACGATTGTTCGATGAGATACGAACACGTCTCTCGCCAGGTCTCGACATTTCCGGGCACAGTTTTATCCTGATTTGGAGTGTAATGGTTTTGGTAGAAGAATCGGGGTCCTATGATGGGTGGGATCCTCTTCGCCGATCTCTAAAATGTCGGCAATCCTCGACTGAATCATTCGGCAAGCGTCGAACGCGATTCCTGATAGATTCTCTCACTTTCCCTATGCGTTTGTGTTTGATCTTCACGTCATTATTGAGTATTCTGTGGGATGTCATGTTCTTCTCCACCATCTTGTTTTATCACACGTGGGTCGAAAAAATGATTGCTACCGGATTGGCCGTTTTTGCCTGGCTTTTGGTCTACGAGGGAATGTACACTTTACCCATAACATCTCTCCATCCCAAACACCAAGCTTTATTAGCCTGTGATCGCCTGGAAACCTAA
- the LOC131889744 gene encoding protein ABHD18-like (The sequence of the model RefSeq protein was modified relative to this genomic sequence to represent the inferred CDS: added 19 bases not found in genome assembly), protein MSSPSKLDALYRRVLITQFFTRGWGEPAHMKRIFAFRRQLADRQKAVTFVDPNHPLTITKKESFKDHHVIEGHFLSPCAQYLPELLPVESHTAYFQMVLPKDMSRQTPMVIQYAGTGDHFFWRRRKLMALPMVSERGVGSIILENAFYGLRKPKDQLRSSLRNVTDLFVMGAANIMETLVLFHMCQRENFWPVVTHGISMGGHMASLSATVIPQAVGVVPCLALTSASPTFTQGVMASAIPWHVLEEQYSTLSSYRDEIARIVKSEENAFQAGIEFAQTMEDESISGTPFYVGGQPRVDKTQVSSKIQMAEIFRSLQLPFMGLFNRSKALSSDDKLKREAVQFMRGIMDECTHLKNFDVPVDPSLCVSVSAEYDAYQPQGSIRDVPEIWPGATSMFVPGTGHVGSYLFKQKMFRGVIYEVIDKMKHKYDPPQTNIGPP, encoded by the coding sequence TAGACGCACTCTACCGACGGGTGCTCATTACCCAATTTTTCACGCGGGGTTGGGGCGAACCTGCTCATATGAAACGGATTTTTGCATTTCGTCGTCAATTAGCCGACCGTCAAAAGGCCGTTACTTTTGTCGATCCTAATCATCCACTGACCATCACCAAAAAGGAGTCCTTTAAGGATCACCATGTGATCGAAGGTCACTTCCTCTCGCCGTGCGCTCAATACTTGCCTGAGCTTCTGCCAGTTGAAAGCCACACCGCCTACTTTCAGATGGTTTTACCCAAAGACATGTCCCGTCAAACGCCCATGGTAATTCAATATGCGGGTACGGGCGATCACTTCTTCTGGCGAAGACGCAAACTGATGGCACTGCCCATGGTAAGTGAGCGGGGTGTGGGCTCGATTATTTTGGAGAACGCCTTCTACGGTCTTCGTAAGCCCAAAGATCAATTGCGATCCTCTTTACGGAATGTGACAGATTTGTTCGTCATGGGAGCGGCAAATATAATGGAAAcacttgttttgttccatatgTGCCAGCGGGAGAATTTTTGGCCTGTGGTCACTCATGGCATCTCAATGGGTGGTCACATGGCGTCCTTAAGTGCCACGGTCATCCCTCAAGCTGTGGGCGTGGTGCCTTGTTTGGCGTTAACCAGTGCCTCGCCCACTTTTACTCAAGGGGTGATGGCCAGTGCCATTCCTTGGCACGTGTTAGAAGAGCAATACTCAACGCTCAGTAGTTACCGCGACGAAATTGCTCGAATCGTTAAGTCTGAAGAAAACGCTTTCCAAGCCGGAATTGAGTTTGCTCAAACTATGGAGGATGAATCCATCTCAGGCACGCCATTTTATGTGGGCGGCCAACCTCGGGTCGATAAAACTCAAGTCAGTTCCAAGATTCAAATGGCGGAGATATTTCGCAGTCTACAACTCCCGTTCATGGGCCTGTTTAACCGGTCCAAAGCACTGTCCTCGGATGATAAGCTCAAACGCGAGGCCGTGCAATTCATGCGTGGCATCATGGACGAATGCACCCATTTGAAGAACTTTGACGTTCCCGTTGACCCTTCTTTGTGTGTGAGTGTTAGCGCTGAATACGATGCTTACCAACCTCAGGGTTCAATCCGGGATGTGCCCGAGATTTGGCCTGGAGCCACCAGCATGTTCGTGCCAGGAACCGGGCACGTGGGCTCGTATCTCTTCAAGCAGAAAATGTTCCGAGGAGTTATTTACGAGGTCATAGACAAAATGAAACACAAGTATGATCCACCACAAACAAACATTGGACCTCCTTGA
- the LOC131887619 gene encoding apoptosis-resistant E3 ubiquitin protein ligase 1-like has product MGLKKERLFACLVWPTDLTASSTKTVVITFNSLSMDVQQIIDRFTAAARCEDQSVSAFVSPGPGFNQLHLVFSAKQSGRYQIHLKYNNHFIKGFPAYVIIQPGPIDPMATIIGGMKSQMIVLTGHEPKSIFVRPKDSFCNAIPPDRLADLANDFGIKLTAKLGDESVNLKTIHIKNVIYHVDSSDALESILAFSPGHEGWYKAALTYKDQIIPKSELTLLVLTVKEMADVNRFMESPHNIPTFKGEIVAQHGINLSRPRLFYLTLNTRQLVLKEYFLGLIPLRLCAFRLMPSTKLSLVAYKKKSIPVIRIQDGFQGHPEVVLKEGNVVAALFHLLLLKKIGGSESFQDKANFFYDHLLRYYKKKGYTHRRLPLIIQRDDILQSSLRATKFFTDSDWCRLFEIEFMGEPGMDLGGLRREWLEIVCQKLFHPQFGLFTNLEENSEAVYPNPNATKAQSHLFKFAGKIVGKCLYECAQGKSYRQQLPIRLTRSFLAQIVEMRVEFRHFADDAPELYASKISFIQNNVIDSMDLNLKFIDEEIDPQTKSVRVVELKPGGNEIPVKEKNKLEYLDLLAQHRLARRIKDQTQQFLSGLHQLIPDSLLTLFDESELELLLCGCRHYDLNDLKLNHIVIRTGPSSVTMQWFWAALKNFTPEQFERLVQFITGSSRLPPGGFGELKPLIQISSNGSRGGLPTAQTCFNVIALSEHASYKEFEQALFVALYEGNEGFGLV; this is encoded by the coding sequence ATGGGTCTCAAGAAGGAGCGATTGTTCGCATGTTTGGTTTGGCCCACTGATTTGACCGCATCTAGCACCAAAACTGTAGTGATCACATTCAATAGCCTGAGCATGGATGTCCAACAAATCATTGACAGATTCACGGCTGCTGCCCGCTGTGAAGACCAGAGTGTGTCGGCGTTTGTCTCGCCTGGTCCGGGTTTCAATCAGCTTCATTTGGTCTTTTCAGCCAAACAAAGTGGACGATACCAGATTCACTTGAAGTACAATAACCACTTTATTAAGGGCTTTCCCGCGTACGTTATCATACAACCTGGTCCGATTGACCCGATGGCCACAATCATTGGGGGGATGAAATCGCAAATGATCGTGCTGACTGGTCACGAGCCCAAATCAATCTTTGTTCGGCCTAAAGATTCATTCTGTAATGCCATTCCTCCCGATCGATTGGCTGACTTGGCCAATGATTTTGGAATCAAGCTCACTGCCAAATTGGGCGACGAGAGCGTCAATTTGAAGACAATCCATATCAAGAACGTCATATATCATGTTGATAGTTCGGACGCTTTAGAATCTATTCTGGCATTCAGTCCTGGACACGAGGGTTGGTACAAGGCTGCACTGACCTACAAAGACCAGATCATTCCTAAGTCTGAGCTCACTTTGTTGGTACTCACCGTCAAAGAAATGGCGGACGTGAATCGCTTTATGGAGAGCCCGCATAACATTCCCACATTCAAAGGTGAAATTGTGGCCCAACATGGAATCAATCTCTCTCGACCACGGCTGTTTTACTTGACATTGAATACCCGTCAACTGGTCCTCaaggaatattttttgggCCTCATTCCCCTGCGGTTATGCGCTTTCCGCCTGATGCCGTCCACCAAATTGAGTCTTGTCGcttacaaaaagaaaagtatACCCGTGATACGCATCCAAGATGGCTTCCAAGGCCATCCAGAAGTCGTCCTCAAGGAAGGTAACGTCGTAGCCGCCTTGTTTCACCTCCTTCTTTTAAAGAAGATTGGTGGCTCTGAGTCCTTTCAAGACAAAGCCAATTTCTTCTATGATCATCTTCTGCGATATTACAAGAAGAAAGGCTACACACATCGGAGACTCCCTCTGATCATTCAACGAGACGATATCTTGCAGTCAAGTTTAAGGGCGACAAAGTTCTTCACCGATAGCGATTGGTGTCGcttgtttgaaattgagttCATGGGTGAACCGGGCATGGACCTTGGGGGTTTAAGACGGGAGTGGTTGGAAATTGTATGTCAGAAGCTGTTCCATCCCCAGTTCGGCTTGTTCACCAACTTGGAGGAAAACTCTGAGGCTGTTTACCCGAATCCCAATGCCACCAAAGCCCAGAGTCACCTGTTCAAATTTGCCGGGAAGATCGTTGGGAAGTGTTTATATGAGTGCGCCCAAGGGAAGAGCTATCGCCAGCAATTGCCCATTCGTTTGACCAGATCGTTCCTGGCTCAGATCGTGGAGATGCGCGTCGAATTTCGCCATTTCGCGGATGACGCCCCCGAGCTTTATGCCAGCAAGATCTCATttattcaaaacaatgtcatTGATTCCATGGATCTGAACCTCAAATTCATCGACGAGGAGATTGATCCCCAAACAAAGTCCGTGAGAGTGGTGGAACTCAAACCTGGTGGAAACGAGATTCCtgtcaaagaaaagaacaaattgGAGTATTTAGATCTTTTAGCTCAACATCGACTGGCAAGGAGAATCAAGGATCAGACTCAGCAGTTCTTGAGTGGGCTCCATCAACTGATACCAGATTCGTTGCTCACCCTCTTTGACGAGTCGGAATTGGAGCTGTTATTGTGTGGATGTCGTCATTATGATTTGAATGATCTGAAGTTGAACCATATCGTGATTCGAACGGGGCCTTCATCTGTCACAATGCAGTGGTTTTGGGCGGCCTTAAAGAATTTCACTCCTGAGCAATTCGAGCGGTTGGTTCAATTCATAACAGGGAGCTCTCGATTGCCCCCGGGTGGATTTGGGGAACTCAAGCCCTTGATCCAAATCTCCTCGAATGGTTCGCGCGGTGGTTTGCCGACAGCGCAAACTTGCTTTAATGTTATCGCCTTGTCAGAGCACGCCTCTTACAAAGAATTCGAGCAAGCCCTCTTTGTAGCCTTATACGAAGGCAATGAAGGCTTTGGATTAGTCTAG
- the LOC131889753 gene encoding rhythmically expressed gene 2 protein-like: MEHSKVDVLGSSYQKHEIQPIALHLYNLYSTTSPFRVYPDSWEFLHRLKKVKDTSDLKVGLITNFDRRIVKVIQQLGVRPLVDFLVYSEGAQASKPDVNIFELALKKSLVSNVRPSEALHVGDDADKDYFGARQCGWHGFLLDRHGSLGQKRSDVDSNHVFSDFSQISNRLFGISQSERR; this comes from the exons ATGGAACATTCGAAGGTAG ATGTTTTGGGCTCAAGTTACCAGAAACATGAAATTCAACCGATTGCATTGCACTTGTACAACCTCTACTCCACCACAAGTCCTTTTCGAGTATATCCAGATTCCTGGGAGTTCCTCCACCgcttgaaaaaggtcaaagacACATCAGATTTAAAGGTCGGTTTGATCACCAACTTTGATCGTCGGATTGTCAAGGTTATTCAGCAATTGGGAGTCCGACCATTGGTGGACTTTCTAGTCTATTCAGAAGGAGCTCAGGCAAGCAAACCCGACGTAAATATTTTCGAACTGGCCTTAAAGAAGTCCCTCGTGTCTAACGTTAGACCTTCAGAGGCTCTTCATGTTGGCGATGATGCCGATAAAGACTACTTTGGTGCTCGTCAGTGCGGCTGGCATGGATTTCTGCTTGACCGACATGGATCTCTAGGACAGAAGAGATCTGATGTGGACTCGAATCACGTGTTTTCAGACTTTTCTCAAATCTCGAATCGCTTATTTGGTATCTCTCAAAGTGAAAGACGATAA